The following is a genomic window from Hippoglossus stenolepis isolate QCI-W04-F060 chromosome 14, HSTE1.2, whole genome shotgun sequence.
TATTAACCACTTTGATTGGTCGTTAAGACTggaactgtactgtactgtaataCTTAAATAATATGTGTATTGTACACATTACAACAGGGGCTAAAGGAAATGAACCAACATGACCAAATGAGTGAAGAAAGGACCTGAGGGGTTTCTGAATGGttttagaaatattaaaattacatGAATCATATGTTAAGACCTTGAAAGCTAAATCCAATTGAACTTGAATTTGTGGACCCATCAAAGGGAAGAATGTGGTTTATCCCTCAAGTAAAGTTACAGAAACATATGCAAGGGAGCACTGGGGTTGTTCTGGAGGCTCAGAACTGTATTAACACTTTGTTAAGACACTggttcattttctttaactcttctacaaatgaaaataatactGTAACTTTCCAGAGCCACCACTCTAAATCCCCTGTTGGTTCAAATTCTTTCTCTAAGTCATAACATTGATGAAGAATTGGTGCATGTTCCTGAACCATGAGCAGATAATAGGTTTACGAGCAAGAAGCACATTATGCTGGCACTGGTGGCTCAGACAGACAATAATAGTTTGCACATGTCGGCTTGTATTTCTTGTTTCTTGGTGTTTTTCTATGAGCCTGTATGATATCGAAGAACCTCTGGCTGCAATGACGAGCACGTACAGCTCCTCAAATGTCGTGGAATCCCTGCGTTGGCAGAGAACAGGGAAATTAAGGCCAGATCTGTACACTCCATACagagaaaactgtaaaactacGAGAAGATAGTtgacaagaaaacagcaatatCATTTATCCCTTATTTTAGGAATGTGCAAATATAATAAGTTGACAATTACTTTGCTATGAGTACTGACCAAATTAAGACAATTGTAGCCCTAGGAACTTAGCACAGGGCAACACTGGGTCAGGATTATTGACAACACACAACCTTGACATTGTCAGGTCTGCTTATGTGTGTAACTGCCCAATAATTGATTCTACATGGGCTCCTCCGCTGACTCCCCCTGGCTCTCAGCCCGGAAAGGCTGTCTACACTGTGCCTGACAGCAGACATGATGCAGAGGCTCTGTTATGTTTTATGCAAGGACATAAGGGTGTGGCTTCCagccaacaaaaaaaagaaaagatcccAGAGACCACCATCTAAGGAGAGTGATGCTTTCAGATCGTGTGACTCCCAGGAGATAACAGCAGGCAgcggggggagaggggaggttATGATTATATTTGGCATTTGAATACAATCTATTACTAACgtctaataaataaaacaatgctgTGATTTAACCTTCCCTCTCTTCGTCGGAGATAACACACCACTCATCTCCAGTCTCTGGTGACCAGGAGGAATTAAGAGTTCTCAGTGGGAAAGCAGTGGTTTTTGTATGTGGGAGCTGAACACTGGTTTCATCCGAGGTCAAAGAATGTCACGCTGAGAATGTCAGACGTCAAAGATGTAGACAGTGACCCCAAAGAAACAGTgacaatacaacacacaacacaacacacacacacacacacacacaatgcacttAAAAGCACCGCTGTATACCGAACTCCCGTCACTGAACTTAAAATGAactctgaatataaaatatgtgtgtgatagtgtgtgAGTGATTCAGCTCCTGGGCCAGAAACAGAACAGTGAAACATCAAGGGATAGAAGAAAAGCATCGCctgtttgaagtgtgtgtgtgtgtgtgtgtgtgtgtgtgtgtgtgtgtgtgtgtgtgtgtgtgtgtgtgtgtgtgtgtgtgtgtgtgtgtgtgtgtgtgtgtgtgctcttgtacatctatctttgtgaggaccagtttgagtctacaaccgagtgaggacattttgggaaagtgaggaccttttggtTGGTCCTCATTTTGTGACCCCACTTTAATGGACTGcttgggggttaagacttggttttagggttagggttagaattaggttcaggttaggttaagggttaggattaggcatttagtttggatggttagggtaaggggctagggaatgtattatgccaatgagtgtcctcactaagatagctgtacaaatgtgtgtgtgtgtatgtgtgtgagagagagggccTGTGCTTGAGTGTCCATTCAAATGTGTTCTGTAAGTAAGTGCTTGTACGCATGTGTGTGCACTTCCCTGtatgagactgtgtgtgtgtgtttgtgttcatccgTACGGTGTGAAGAAAGACATGTGTACTTGATGTGAGCTCATCAGATAAATTCATGTCCCCAGTGCTAAGTAACCTGTGTATTTGCACCCTTGTATATGACCACTCGTTCCTGTATCTTTCAAACGTGTGTTGCATAGACATGCACTGTGCTACCAGCACTGACGACcattataataaagttttaacAGATAAACTGCACTGAAGAGAAAACCACAGTCACCAAGACGTCAGGACTGACTCTGAATACACCAccttgttttcagtttgatagTAACAGTGTTTATCTTACGTCAGTTGAAAAGAGCGCTGATATGCATCAGGAGCTAAGTGACAccgtggaaatctgtccagccGTTCTGACAATGTTTGCCTGTAGGTCGTCTTAATGGTagggaaattaaaatgtaagGCTCCGGCATTGTACACGCTCACATTACTCAAGAGCCAGAAACAATACTTTGTTATTGAGTGGCAAAGAGAATAGGATCTGTGTATTCATGTTTGTAGTGGAAAGGATTCAGTGTATTTCAGTGTACTACAAATACATATGCAGGTATGTGACAAACTGATGAATAGTTGTGTATAAGGTATAAACAATGGGGGGATGGACTGAACCACGGGGCCTACCTTGTTCTTGCTGTTTTTTGGCTGCAGCGGCTTTCTGAGCTGGTGAGTAGAAGGCAGAGAGGACACTGAGGGaactgaccagttgactctgaatGGAGCTCATTTTGGAAGGACCGGGTTTCCCTGCTGGTTTCCCTGCCGGTTTCCCTGCCGGTTTCCCTGTTGGTTTCGCCGTCGTTGCTGCAGGGACTGCTTTCCCCACAGGCTTGGCTGCTGCTCCttttcctgcctctgctcttttccctgctgtctgtttctgtgtgctTGGGATCtcctgctggctggctggctgttGAGCTCCAGAGCTGCTCCCCAGCTGTGCCCACTGCTCCCCCAGAAGCCCTGTTAACCGGGTTACGACTTGGCCCAAAGCCGCAGGTGAGGTCGGAGACTCGCCGGATCCTCTGCGAGGAGTTTGGGCCTCACCGGAGTCCCGACGAGAGGCCTGGGCTTCAGTTGACCCACGTCGCTTGGCTGTTTCACTAGAGGCTCTGCGCAGGGATTGTGTCTCACTGGCATCTTTGTGAGGGGGCTGAGTCTCACTGGAACTTCTACGGGAGCCCTGAGACTGACTTTGCAAATCGCTTGACCCCTGACGAGTCTGGCGGGTTTGGGCTTCTGATCCACGACTAGGAGGCTGTGACACACTGGACCCCCTCTGTGTTCCTTTAAGCTCTTTTGAGCCCCGTCTAGCTGCAGAGGCTTGAGAGTGCGACTGGGCCTGAATTGATTTTGGACGGGTTTGGACTCCACTGGAGCAAGAAGACGGACCCCGAGTCTCAGCCTGAGGTTTTGATGGAGGTTTTTCCTCAGCAGACTCCTCAGAAGGCCTCTTTGCTTGGCTCTTGTCCTCAACCTTAGCCACAGACGGGGCTTCATGTTTTACCTGCTGTTCTGAGAGCTGTGTTGGAGATTGAGCCTCAAGCTGAGGTGCATCCTGTACTTGTGCCTGGGGTTGGGGCTTTGTCTGGGGCTGCTTGGCCTGACCTTCACTGGATCCTCTGCGAGGACGCACAGGTGCAGCCTGAGGTTGAGGCGGTGTTGGCTGTGCCGGCTCTGCTGAGAGCTTCCGGCCTCTCTGAGGTCTGACAGGAACTACTGTCTTCACAGCTgcgtcctctgctgctgttacaaCCACGTCAGTGACCACAGTGTCTTTGACTGTCGCACACACAATCTCACCCTCTCCcgtttctttcttctctttactcTCCATGGCGATCTGCTTCATTTCATCAGTTCCTGTCACGACactctctgtctcagtctctgtaATTTCTTTAGTTTCTGAGTCTTTCTGTGAAGTCGTACTTGTTTCAATCGCAGATTCCTTATCTTCTTCTGTTGAAGCAGTTGGACTGGTACGCTCTTCCTTCTGGCTCACAAAGTCCAAAGCTATAATTTGCCCAACTGCACTTTCTTGAACAACAACTGAACTCTCTGTGATAACTCTCATTACCACACTTTCACTAACTCTTTGAATTCTTTCGTTTTCTTCCTGGTCCTCCGTGCTTTCACTGACCACCGTGCCGACTTCCTCTACTCTTTCTCTGCTTGTGCTTTCTCTTCCCGGACTCTCTGCTTCTGCACCTCTGGCTGGATTGTTGCCTGgtcgtctctctgtctctgtctctgtctctgtcacctGGTCGGTCCTCTGTgccacctctgtctctgtcacccTGTCTACAGTGtccaccctctctgtctctgtcccccgATCTGCACTGCTGGCTCTCGGTCCCCGTGGATGGTCTGtcactgtctctccctctgtctctgtgacttGGTTGACCCTCTCAGCCACTGGCGTCTCAGTCGTCTGATCCTGAGTGGTGATCCTCTCAGTGACCATTCCCCGTTCCATGCTGTTGGCTCTGGGTCTTGGTGGACTCAGTGTAGGTACTTCTGCCTCCATATCTGTGACTTGGTTGACCCTCTCAGCCACTGGCATCTCAGTCATCTGATCCTGAGTGGGGATCCTCTCAGTAACTGTTCCCCGTTCAATGCTGTCGGCTCTGGGTCTTGGTGGGCTCGTTGCAGGTACTTCTGCCTCCATGTCTGTGACCTCGTCTTGTGTTTCCACTTTAGTATCAGTTACTTGATCAATACTTATACTGGGTACACATACTTCAACACAGAttttatctgtatctgtacCCTGATCTACTCTATCGACTGactctgtctccgtctcttgGTTCGCAAAATCgactctctctgtcactgttcCTGTGTCGATGCTCTCTCTTCTTGGCCTGCTCTCTACTTCTGGAGTACAAATCTCCactctcactccctcactcaGTTGCagtattttctcctcttttaccATGTTGTCCTCTATTTGTTCCTTTAAAAGACTATTAGTTTTATCCAGCTCTTGGCTGGCCTGAGTAAGTTTATCCTCCAGTATCATtagcttctcctgcagcatctgCACACTGTCTGGTTTCTCAGGTTGTCTCAGTTTTTCCGCATCTTGAATGTTGCTTGTCCCTGCATCTTTAATAGCCTCTCTACTTGATGTTAATTGCTGCCCTGCTGTGTCCTGTGATAGCTTGTGTGCTGCATGCTCCAGTGATTTCTCTATTGCTTCTTTTGGTTTGTCTGATTTTTCTGACGGCTGTGATAGTCTCTCAGATTCTTGTGCTGACAACTTGCCCATTTTTCCATGTGCTGAGGCACTCTCATCTTTTTGTGAaactctgcttttctctgtcactCCAGCAGGTTGAATCGTCGGAGCTAAACTGAGCCCTTCTGAGGATCTGTGTGCTACCGGCTGAGTATGTGACCCAGCGTCAGGGGCTGTTGTAGAGGGTGATGTGGAAATCTGTGCTTGGGTCTGGGCTTGGAGCTCTACCAATAGCCGCTCCCTTTCCTCCCTCAGTGAGCAGATCTGGGCCTTAAGCTCCGGGATGGTTTTAACCATTTCCTCCAGCTCTCTGACTCGCTTCAGTGCCACTGTGATCTGCTGGTGGAGCCCTGTTCGATCCTGGGGTACGCAACGTCTCTCTGTTACATCTGGTGAAGCACGGAACATGTTTTCTGTTGAGCCATTGTCTGGTGTTCCCACAGTACGATCCGGACTGCTTGAATCAGAGCTTTTCCGCTGCTGGAGGGTGACCGGCATGCTTGATGCTCGGAGCAGGTTCGGACGATTTTGAATCCCCCCAGTTTTCTCTTCAACACCTCGAGCCCCAGTGCCTGTTTCATCTCTGGGTTTAGGTGCAACATAACCACCCCCCTGACTGGTTGTCCCCCTGTTGCTCTGGCTGGAAGTCCCCCCTTCATTTGCCCTGAAGTCAAAGAATTGTTGCACCTCTGTCACCCGTGATTTAGGCTTGGGCCCCAAGGTGGATGTTCCTGACCATGTGCTGTCCTTTTCCTTAGAGGCAGGCCTGGCTCCATGCCCAGGGAGACTGAAGTTTCTAGGTAGTGTGCTGAATTTGGGTGGGACCTTGACCCTGCGCTGGATGTTGACCCTTTTGATGGTGTTGCCTTTTTCAATATCATCAACATACTTGAGGAAGTCCAGGTCCAGATGGAAGCCATAGGGAGTCTCCACTGAGTAGGGCAACTGCTTCCTCTGAACACCGCCCTCACTAGCCTTGGTCTGAAAGCCGTTggctgaaagaaataaaaatgaaaatcggTCAATTAATCAACGCTCCTCCCACGAAGCAAAATAACAGGagcaataatattaataactgaAATCCAAAAATGGattcatgtgtgcatgtgcttgacAAACGACCCATATTACACATTATCATCTACAATTTTATTCCTTTTCATCCATTTGTTCTGTCAGGTCGTTCGGTGCGGCACACATGGTGCTTCATTATGCAAAACCATATCATATCACTTACTGGGAAAGTAATTATCCTGCAGTGATCACGCCAAAACAAACTAATCAGCATGCAAAAGgctgctctctctgtgtcgACTTATGAATACGGTATGAGACAGGGGAGAGCTATCACCTGAAGGAAATAAACTCTCGGTGCTGCTCCAGGAACAGGGAGTTAAATATGTATCTCACAAATGTTATATAATGTAATTGAGACAAACTAATTGTTGTTACACTTGCGGAAACATGTGACGTGTCAGATTTGTGACACAGCGAGTTAGAAGAAacataattgtttatttaaatgcagaCTCAGTGACACGCACCACTTTTCTTGTCCATCGTGGGAGGCGGAGTTCTCAGTCATCGACTTGTGTTTGCCACAGTTGGAGCTGGCAGcctggaggaaacagaaatgagAGAGCTACGTGAGAAAGTGAAATATTGTCATCTGAGCAGAACCTAATTTTTACTGGAGAATGAAACGTATGTGGTCCCTAAGGCTGCAGAAAATTACGGAGCTTCAACcatataaaactagaatggcactcattagagcgcatacctctgccaacagtcccctaatgagaccacatttaaattcactatatctGGATGTTATTTGGAtctcgtagatatcagtcctctaaacatgccagatttgtttcatcaagatccatgaaataatCTCCCTCAtgcggatctgcaccaacatgtaTTGGGTTCTTACTTGGGTCATTTCCCaccctttcttttcttcctgttaacaaacacacaaatgtagaCAGAAACCTTGAAAATACATGTTCTCCAAAACCTACtaaatatttcattgtgttaTTACAGCAACTGAAATGCTCAACAGCTCCATATAACAAGAGAACAAACATGTATCTCTCTGAGATAAGATAATCAAGAAGAACTTATCCTTGGCTCGGATGTCAGGAAGGACAATAAACTGACTTATGTCCAATGTAACCTAAGACATGTACAACGGCTTTTAGGAAAACATTTTAGATAAAGCTCAAATGTGCAGTGATTGTTAGTGGCACAAGAAAACAGCTCATTTTCTATTACATTAGAATTGTTTAGTATATAGTATATGTAATATAGTTTTTGTATATGTATGGCAGCAGTGTTCACTCTCCAGCTGTAATAGTGAGGTGAGAAAAagtatttgctttatttattcagctcATATACAGCTTACACGTAAAATTGAATAAAAGGGTCAATATGCAGTTCATTATTGTGCAGTCGCAGTGACTCTACAGAAGATAAAGTTGCTGGATTAAATTATTCCAGttacaaaaaatattaaaagaaaatgccAATACATCCATTAACTTAATTTCATTTGCTTTGCTAAGTCAGACCTTTTAAAGCCATTTAATTCCCCACAGTCCTGGTCGGGCCCACAGGAAGGGAACACGTTCCATTTGGTGGCACTTGGGGATCATTTGTTCCAGTTGGAGAAGCCAAGACACCAGAGCTGTTTGTCCATTTTTCACAACGAGCTTACTGCAGAGCGCAGTTAAGTGAGATGGAAAACAATTCAGCACGGGGAGTCAAAACCTTTAAGGGCTTATGTAAAGCTTCCTAATAAAATATccaatactaataataaaatcCAGGCAATTGGCCCAGCTTTGAGTGAGCAGCACAGTTTAAATCCATAGTAAATGAACGCTCTCTGTGTACGCTCTTAATGCCAAATATCAACTCTAAGGCTATTTAGCAAATAGCCGCACGTTATTCACGCAATTTCCATGGAAATTTGTGTCGCTGGAGAAAATATCTGCTACATAAGGGACAAAACATCCAAGTGCCTGCAGCGGTGGTTCAATAAGTGGTGGAGTTCAAACCTCAACATGTGAGGTAGGTTTCAGGCAATTTAAATTAGcattttcattatgttttgtAGGTGGTACACAAGAGTATGTGCAGTACATgcattgtatttttattatgcCCCTGGGGTACACGTTACTGCAGATGTTATAACTGATGACATAATGCAATGAAATAATGAAACCGTAAAAAAAGCCATTTTGCTTCAATGGTGTTCCCTCGTATGtcacttcagttttatttttgcactCAAAGAAGATGAAGGCCTtgtaggaaaacaaaaacacttgtcTCCCGAGAGGCAGCTTTTCCCTTTTGAAACGGCTGCTTTGATATCTGCAGAAAGGATGTGAACACCTCCATGTTGCAATAATCTAAAACAAGTATGTGATACTGAAAAATGCATAAACTCCGAGTGCTCAGAAAAACAAGTGGCACTTTCTCTGTAGTAGCTCAGACGGTTCTTCAACTAACCTTGTACCAACTGATATCTCACCACTTTATTACAGATGTCAGACCCGGAGCTGCAACTGACTCGAAAAGGGACATATTTAGCTCCTATTCtggttgatcattttatttttacttgaaaaggttttcatgctctaatattcagaaaacacttcactttcctcaaactgtccactgctgcagctcctctgttcagcctctgtctgaaacacttggttttagctcctgaaTCTTTAAAGCCCCCgtcctgataaagcccagtctgctctgattggccagctggccgACTCTGTTTTCATTGGTCAACCTCTTTAAGCACATCAAGGAAATGTCGGCTTCCAGACTCACAGCTAGATGTAAATTATGCAAATTTGGGCATCACGACGAAGTGGACAAGGCGTTTCAGGAGCTTTAGGAGCAGTGGTTTCTGTGGGTTAGAGGAGCTGCCTTTTAAACGGactttgtgtaaaatgtaaaagtcctgcaaagttaaaaagcctaAACTTCAATGTTTactagagcacatacctccgccaaggcccaacagttcccttaaattgaatcaagccagaccaaattgtacaaactcatagatgtcagttccctaaatatgccagatttttttaatctacaTCCATCTATTATTCTATGGAAAACTGgtgtaaacacactcacaaccaAAGTTTCCACCAATTTTCCTGCTAATATGTACAATCAcatttgtgtaatgctgctaattagcagataaacacagatgaaaacattaactcctcgattaaaaaaaaaacctttaagacaccggaggaaagagaaacggaaaatcatcacatttatcCTTTAACCATAAAATTGCATTGTGTTGCATCCATTGCAGTTGTCTATATTGAGGACACAGAACTGATTTACAGTGGTTTGGAGTAGCCGCGTGTTAGGCTGTGTGTTGGGTTGCAGAGCGGAGCAGGGACACACTGCAAGGCAAGCACTTCACACGCTGGCAAGGTAATCAATCAACATGACAGCCTGTCCACTCGGGGACCTAAACGGGAACGGTGACAAGCTCTATTTGGTGTCCGTCCCGTCTTCATAGATTGAGCCGTAATAATGAAAAGACGAGGCGACCTGGAGCAGAATTGTTGTTCCAGAtgaacagatacacacacacacacacacgtagggaGGCACGTGAATCAACACACTGACAGCCACTGCACAGGATCTGACACCGTGTGATTGCTACCATGGCAACCGCTCTTCCATCCGCTACATGTGCGCGTCCCGGGAGTGAAGAGAGCACGGGGGCATTCCTGACTCCTCCCGAAAGCTCAACGCGCCTGCGATCGGCTCGCTGTCCTTAAGGCTTAATTAGCAGATTTGGGAACAGAGGAATGCTGCTCGTAATTGCTGAGTGAAGTACGGCCAGACCCCGCTGGCAATTATACACAGTGGGCAGGCAACAAAACCCTCCTTAATTAGATCATTACCGAAACGCGGAGACAGAGGTAGGATGGAGGGcggacagagagaaagggggagggaatagagacaagaggaaaaagatggagaataAAAGCTTGAAAGTGGCAGAtggatgagggggggggagcgCTGACAGAAGAAGCAGGAAAGGTTGATGATGTGGAGTAATAAAAAAAGGCGCCACAGTAAGAATCAGTGACTTGACAGAACAGCGAGGAGTTTCATTAATGAGAGCGAGTCCATACCTGACCTTCACTACAGTGTGAGTTgtgaggaattaaaaaaaagtttcttcttttaattaagGTCACTTGTAATTCTTGTGTGGCTAATGAAGGCCTCGGAGCAACAGAGATATATCACGTTGAGCTTCAGCAGGAAAATATGCACGATGGGCATAAATAATTAACCATAATATCAGTCTATAAGCAGAGAGCATGAGTTCATACATGCAGACAGTGTTTGCAACTAGTAGATTATCCAGATTAGGTTGGTGCTTGGATATTGGAAGCGCCTGGTGACACTGATGATGCATGATCCACGCTGGATTACAGAAATAATGACTATGAGCTGAAATCTTGAAAAGGCTACGTTCATCCAAAGAGGTTGTATTTGCTACGGGGCTACACGAGGCTAAAAGGAAGccacaggtgtgtgtctgtcgggACCAATTCCAAATTTAGTCGCTCTCTTTGTTTACGTGCATGTGCATTGCTTACAGtatgtattttaatatgtgCGCCTGGTTGAGTCCTTGTATGTTTGAACGGCAAACACGGCCCggggaaaacacacatgcacacaacgtGCAGCCTGTGCGGCGTGCGGCAATCTCTCACCACCAATCCAATAAGTGCGACAGCTGCTGAGAGGCTGTAACAAAGGTAACGTGAAGCCCGGAGGACAGGAGTAATGAGAGGACGGTAAATAAGCTCCTACTGACAGCCAGGGGGTTTTCACATGTCATCAAACCACAACCACagcaatgttgttttttttgtcttcttcagGGGGGGTTAGGGAACCCAGGGAATCAACTCAGCACTTAACAATGTATTTaataatgtggaaaaacacatttaaacacatctCTGGGGAAAATCTACAACCAAAGATATTAACTTTGTCACAAACTAGTGCAGAAGCCGATCTaaacctgcgtgtgtgtgtttacttggcCTGTGCTGacgctggttgcagttttcttataaaaactataaaagtgATCTGCAGTAATTGAGTCGCAGCGAATAAAAACGTGCAGCTGGactcaaagtttattaatattgaacgtaagTACATCATAATTACACCAAATTCCactctgcacttccttgggccccttaacaatacacatgccaagcgTGAAGCCAGTAAGATCAACGCTTATCAAGATGTGGAAGCTTCATACACAGACAGAGTTTTCTTATTAGATCAAGGAAGGCCACACTGACTGAAATCTTCTTCAGATCATGCACCCACTCGAGGATTCATGGATAACCACCAGagaaacgcacacatgcacataaaattACTGCTGACCCAACCTATCACGGAGGGGGAACAGCGTTAATTGAATGTCATGGGTCATTACATTGGAGTGGCTGTGTGCTGGAGATTGAATTAGTCTAATACACTGAAACAGAGCAGGCTCAGACAGAAGACAGGCCAGCAGGAAATAAGATTGGCGAGCGCGGgcagggggagaggaggtgggcGGATGGGAAAGGGACAGCGGGTGAGAAAGTGTAAGCGAGGCAGAGCGGGGAGTTGCAGCTGTTCAAACTCATATCTCCCACATGCAGAGCGGCTCTACTGTtaatgtttcgctctcttccctTCTCACACTCTGTCTCGTTTGAAAAAAGAAGGTGTGTGGATGCGTTGTgacctctcacacacagtgaagcacTGTGCaccggctgcagctgcagctctgaagtgTTTATCCGCTATCTGAGAGAAGCTGTGAGGaagtgtgagcagcagcagagtgtgggGAGAATCAGGCGGAGCGGCAACAATAACGCA
Proteins encoded in this region:
- the kank4 gene encoding KN motif and ankyrin repeat domain-containing protein 4, with translation MDKKSANGFQTKASEGGVQRKQLPYSVETPYGFHLDLDFLKYVDDIEKGNTIKRVNIQRRVKVPPKFSTLPRNFSLPGHGARPASKEKDSTWSGTSTLGPKPKSRVTEVQQFFDFRANEGGTSSQSNRGTTSQGGGYVAPKPRDETGTGARGVEEKTGGIQNRPNLLRASSMPVTLQQRKSSDSSSPDRTVGTPDNGSTENMFRASPDVTERRCVPQDRTGLHQQITVALKRVRELEEMVKTIPELKAQICSLREERERLLVELQAQTQAQISTSPSTTAPDAGSHTQPVAHRSSEGLSLAPTIQPAGVTEKSRVSQKDESASAHGKMGKLSAQESERLSQPSEKSDKPKEAIEKSLEHAAHKLSQDTAGQQLTSSREAIKDAGTSNIQDAEKLRQPEKPDSVQMLQEKLMILEDKLTQASQELDKTNSLLKEQIEDNMVKEEKILQLSEGVRVEICTPEVESRPRRESIDTGTVTERVDFANQETETESVDRVDQGTDTDKICVEVCVPSISIDQVTDTKVETQDEVTDMEAEVPATSPPRPRADSIERGTVTERIPTQDQMTEMPVAERVNQVTDMEAEVPTLSPPRPRANSMERGMVTERITTQDQTTETPVAERVNQVTETEGETVTDHPRGPRASSADRGTETERVDTVDRVTETEVAQRTDQVTETETETERRPGNNPARGAEAESPGRESTSRERVEEVGTVVSESTEDQEENERIQRVSESVVMRVITESSVVVQESAVGQIIALDFVSQKEERTSPTASTEEDKESAIETSTTSQKDSETKEITETETESVVTGTDEMKQIAMESKEKKETGEGEIVCATVKDTVVTDVVVTAAEDAAVKTVVPVRPQRGRKLSAEPAQPTPPQPQAAPVRPRRGSSEGQAKQPQTKPQPQAQVQDAPQLEAQSPTQLSEQQVKHEAPSVAKVEDKSQAKRPSEESAEEKPPSKPQAETRGPSSCSSGVQTRPKSIQAQSHSQASAARRGSKELKGTQRGSSVSQPPSRGSEAQTRQTRQGSSDLQSQSQGSRRSSSETQPPHKDASETQSLRRASSETAKRRGSTEAQASRRDSGEAQTPRRGSGESPTSPAALGQVVTRLTGLLGEQWAQLGSSSGAQQPASQQEIPSTQKQTAGKRAEAGKGAAAKPVGKAVPAATTAKPTGKPAGKPAGKPAGKPGPSKMSSIQSQLVSSLSVLSAFYSPAQKAAAAKKQQEQGLKSIMKKNGVADKQGTKGAKKNLKFVGVNGGYETTSSEESSGDEKSKVEVEVEEEGDSSEPEVEKEKEKEKEKEKEKEKEKEKEKEKEKEPEAADKPEEAAETQAKDAEVPAEGGGAVAGEEQRERGLMDPQSSQELQEEQAEREKVDKAFIDACVYVKDRMEEVPSPDKEMRQVLVVLYQEWFKVSSQKDSQADTVRLYLRQVGLTTPTLLPYVVNLTDGNGNMALHYSVSHSNFPVVELLLDTGLCETNNVNKAGYTPVMLAALTAAESPGDLEVAQQLLRLGDVNARSRQAGQTALMLAVSHGRVAMVKLLLSSGADVNGQDREGSTALMCASEHGHTHIARLLLETGRCDSGLVDKNGQTALSVAEATSHQEIVDLLKAQTEGQASEPPAATDLL